The DNA segment TCCAGCTCCTGGGCAGCGGACAATGCGCAAGCATCCATGGAAGTTTGCAACTCATCCTTGACGACAAACATATGGCCGAAGTCCAAGGCGATGGCCATGAAGCCCAACAGAAACAACAAGACAAAGGCAACGGTCAGGATGATGGCTCCCTGCTGGTGATCGGCATAGCGCATGATGGCAGCCCCCATGGAAAGGTATGGAACGGATCGTATTCAGGCTGTTCAACGTTAGCGGCATTGGGGACTAATTCCCGCCACCTCCACCGCTCATGATGCCGCCACCGATATTGACGATGTTGGCTGCAGGCGGTGGTACCTTGAAACTCTCTTGGTAAAGAATCATCGTTTCTCGGGCCGACTTGCCGTCCATACCCGCCACCTGGTCGGGATTGTGGCTCGCGTCCGGGTTGATGGTCATCTTGAGTTTGGCTTCGCGCACGGCATCACCAAACTTCATGTCGTAGTTGGGCGTGGTCGAGCAGCCGACCAGCAGGCCGAACAGCATTGCGATTGCAAGCTTGTGCATGATCTTTTCCTTTTACTTGATTTCAGCTGCGGGAGCTTCAGGGGCTGGGACTGAAACTGGGGGGGCAGGGGCAGCTGGAGCCGGCGCTGGCGGCGGCGTGGAGCCTTCCAGACTGCCCTTGAAGTAAACATCACTACGGCTGGGTTCAACATGGTTATCCGTCGGCAATGTGGGTGCTTCCGGCAGCGGTTTGACCAGACGCGGCGTGATTACAAACATCAATTCCGTTTGATCCTTCTTGAACTCGGAACTACGGAACAGCGCACCAATGATCGGTATCTCACCCAGGCCGGGAAAGCGCTTGATGGTTTCGGCGGCGTTGTTCTTGATCAAACCGGCAACGACGAAACTCTGCCCATCGTTGAGCTGCACGGTAGTATCGGCCCGACGCACGGTAAATGACGGCAGTACCGATGTGACGCCATTTACCGTAGCGAACGGCGAGCCGACTTCCGACAGATCCGAAACTTCGGACACCATCTTCAGATTGACTCGGGAACCGTCCAGCACGGTCGGCGTGAACTTCACGCCGATGCCGAACTCTTTTTCTTCCAACGTAATCGTGGGGACACTACCAAAACCGGTGCTGCCGGATTGTGACACCGGAATGAAGATTTTGCCGCCCGACAGGAAGCTGGCCTGCTGACCACTGATCGCCATGATATTCGGTTCCGCCAGTATCCGCACCAGACCATCATCTTTTTGACCGTCGATATTTACTTTGAACTTGCCGGCTTTTAGCGCCTCGATCAAGCCGCCGCCTTCGCTGAGGAAGCTGGACAGTAGAGAATAGGTGGTTCCACCACTTGACCGAGTGCTATAAGCGACACTTGCTCCCAGTTTGTCGAGCAAGGTCTTGCTGACTTCGGCAATTTTCACTTCCAGCATTACCTGTTGCGGATTCCCGGTGCGCAGCAGGTTGACCACCCTCTTGCCATCGCCGTAGGAGGTTGCCAGGCTCATAATGTCATCGAGTTTGGCCGCGTTGCTGACTTTGCCGATCAGCACCAGTGCGTTTTCCGCCCCCCTCACCCTGACGCCGGTTTCTTCCGGCATCAATTCGGACAGCTTGGCTTGCAGCGTGCCCGGGTCGATGGTGACGATCACGTCCTTGACCAGACAGCGGCCGTCGGCACTCTGTAATACCACGTTCATCGAACCGGCCCGCTTGCCGAGGAAGTACAGTTCTGTCGGACTCAGCAACATCATCTCCACGTCGGCGATGCCGTCAGGATTTCGCGTTGCCGGGCGCTGGCCGGGCGGTGCGTTCTTGTCCTCGGCGGCTTCAACGGGCTTGCCCGCCCTGCCGGATGACTGGCCACCGACCACCATGCGGATGACCGGAGTACTGAGCTTGACCACGGTGGATTTGCCGAGCACGACATGGGTGGCATCATCGACCGTGACCGAAGTGCAGTGTTTCAGCGCTGCGGTTGGCGGAGGTGGCGGATTGTCGATCCTTTTTGCCGCCGCGAATGATGAGCTGGTGCAAACCAGCGTGGCAAGTATTGCGCTGACAAGGTCGTTCTTATTCACTTTTTTTACCTCCCTCGGAGATTATCGAAACGTGTTGTGGCTGGAAATTATGGTTGCCTAGAAACAATTAAGCGCACGCGTGTTGTTCTGGATCACCTCGACGCAGGCTCTGGTTGGCGTATAGGCCACCGACATGGGTCTGCGCTGCACTACCTTGACGACCGGCTTGCGATCTGCCACCTTGGCGATGGGTTCTTCGTTGTCGCCGAACAGTTGTTTCTTGGTGACACCAGCGGTCGTGACCGGCAGCTTGTCCACCTGATTGCGCAGCACCAGGGACAAGGTGCCGACGTTGCGCGCCAGGTCAAGCCTTTCCGCATCTTCCAGGGTGAGTTCCAGCGTGACGGCATTGACCACCTTCGGTTTGGTATCGTCACGTCCCGCCTCCTGCGCAACCGCCAACACCAGGACATGTTCCAGCACGGTCTTGCTGATCTGCTTGCCTTCTCCTGTTCGGCCTTCCTTGTCCAGCTGCGCGTTGACCATTACATCGACGTAGTTGCCGGGTAGTGCGAAGCCGGCGACACCGACCACATCGTTGACGCGCACCGTCATGGCCCGCTTGCCATCGGCAATAACCGCCGAGAGGCCGCCTTGCGTTCCGAGCGGGGCCAGCTTGGCGCTGAGAATCGCCTCGCCGCGCTGGATGGAGGTTTTCACAACGCGGTCCTGCAGGTCCTTGAGATCGGCAAACGTGCCCTGTGGCGATGAACCACTCGGCCAATCCACCGTGCTGAGCATTTGTGGATTGAGTTTGCTGCCCAACTCGATATCCATTGCCGCCACCACGACCTTGTTGGAGGTGATGCCCTTCTGCGAAACCCAACCGACGGCCAATGCCGTAGCCGTCAAACCCAGGACGATGGAAACAATCAGCATCCCTATTGCTCTTGCATTCTTCATGGTGATACCCCTTCCTATAAAAAGCCCAGCTGGCGCAATACCAGGTAACCGATAGTGCCCAGCGCAATGGGAACTCCGTAAGGCAGTCTGCCCGCCGACATGCCTGCTTCAATTTGCAGATCAGGTTTCGAACCTCGTGCAACGCTGAGAAAGCCGAGCTGAAAGAGCGAAACCAGGTTTTGCAACATCCGCAACGCCTTGCCCCGCACCAGGACGAACAGGATGGCCAGCACGCCACCGACGATCATGGTGGCCAGTGCGGCGCGGAATGTATCCCCGGGCCCCAGGATTGCCCCGACCATGGCGAGCAGCTTCACATCGCCGGCGCCCATGGCATGGATGAGATAAAGCGGAAGGAACAGCAGCAGGCCCAGCCCGAGGCCGGTCAGCGGGAAAAGGATAGTGTCGTGAGGAGACGGTGGCAGTACGGTGTTGTAAATCACACCGAACAGTGCGCCGGATAGCACCAGCCAGTTGGGGATGCGCTGGAACCGGTAATCGTAGACGGCTGCGGCAGTAAGCAGGAATGCAAGAATGCAGATGCGCCAGCTGAAAAACAGCATGGCGAGCAAGTCAAGCACTGCCGAGAATTCCGAGTCAGACATCGCGCTCTCATTTCCTTATCGGTGCAAACATTGGTTGCTGCGGTTACGACTTGGCCCGTCGCAGCGGATTTGCATTGATGCGGCATGGGCCTGGAATGCAAGTTACGTATGTAGTTCGATTGGACTAGCGGTTTCGGCATAGTCCGATTGGACTAGTCATCGTGACCAGGCACCTCGCGCACGGCCAAGTCATTCATATTGGGTAATATAACTTCGGACTGGTCACCTCTTGCGGGGGATTCGGAATGAGAATCCGCCCAAGGCTGGCCAGCCGCGCCTGGGCTTGGCGATAAATGCCATGAGATTGCGCCCCCCAGCAGCATCCAGTGTGCAGGTTCGGACAGCGCCGCGCATGAAAAAGGGAAGGGGGTTGTAGCCCCTTCCCTTCGTCACTAACAGACTGGGCAATTAGACGCAGGTCGACGTGGTCAGGCAGTCCGTAACGCGGGTGATGAAATCCGAGAATGGGCCACTGCCAGCCGCGATCTGGGAAAGAGCGATCACGAGTGCAATGGACACCACGGCGATGATCAGCGCGTATTCCACGACTTGCGCGCCTTCTTCGTCACGCATGAAATTGACGACACCATTCTTGGTTGCATGGATTAGCTTGTTCATTTGGTTGCTCCTTAATGAATAAAGTAGAAAAGTAAAAACCACGTAATACATCCCAGCCGTTGACCCACCGCGGAGTATCCATATTTATTGGGCATTGGCTTGGAGGACACATTACGTATGCAACTCAAAGGGAATAGCAGACTGGGCATAGTCCGATCGGACCAGTCCCCGTGACCAGGCTGCCCCTTGCGGGAAATGCACTCCCGGAGCGCATCAAGTCATGGGGAGTGGTATCCGAAACGGCATAATGACGCTATCAAGACGATCTCGCGCAACCCATGATGGACAGAGCCAGCCGCCGTATTTTTACTTTTCATGTACAGGCACGGCATTCGATTACAACCCATTACCCTCCCTGGTGCCTCGAGTCGACAAACCATGGTCCGATCGGGCCATACCGGTTCGTCATCGGTTCATCGCCGACCCCCAACATGGCTTTCTATGTCACCTGAGGAAGCCATCTTGACCGAACTAGAGAATCACGAAAAGCCGCTGTGGCCAATGCTGAACCGGGGCGGCCAGCATGCGCATGCCTGATGCCATCGGCGCAAGCGAGACTGACTGGCAAGCGGCCTCGCATCTCCCTGCCCCTGACAGGATGGGGACATTGCGGTGGCGCTTCAATCGCCTGCGCTGCATGACGGCGGCCGAGATCGGCCACCGTCTTGGAGATCTGGCAAGAATCCAGGCCGAACGCCTGCTCCTGCCATTGGCAAGACAGGTGCCTGCACCGGATCTGAGCTGCGCGCCGACGACATGGATTCACGTTGCGCAGGATGTCAGCGTGGCGCCTTACCTGGCCGCAGCCGAACGCCTGGTGCTGGGGAAGTTCGACGTATTCGCACTGAAGGGCATCGATCTGGGTTCGCCGCCGCGCTGGAATCGTGACCCCAAAACCGGCGTCGAGGCGCCGCTTTCCTTCGGCATGCTGCTTGATTACCGTGATCCGCAGCTTGTCGGCGACATCAAGTACCTGTGGGAACCCAATCGTCATTTGCATCTGGTCACCCTGGCGCAGGCCTTTGCCCTGAGCGGCGAGGCGCGCTACTTGAATGTCATTGAGCGGCACCTGGAAAGCTGGTTCGCCGCCTGTCCTCCCGGCCTGGGTCCCAACTGGTCGAGCGCGCTGGAAGCGGCACTGCGGCTCATCAATTGGTCGCTGGCCTGGCAACTCATCGGCGGCATCGATTCGCCGCTGTTCCAGGGCATTGTCGGCGAAAGGTTCCGCTTGAGCTGGCTGGGGTCGATCCACCGGCATGTGCAATTCGTGCGCGAACACTTCTCGCTGTATTCATCGGCCAACAACCATCTGATTGGCGAGGCGGCGGGACTTTTCATTGCCGCCGTGACATGGCCCTATTGGCCGCATGCGCAGACGTGGCGTACTACGGCGCAAACGATGCTGGAGCAGGAAGCCCGGTTGCAGAATGCCCCCGACGGCGTCAATCGCGAGCAGGCGGTGTACTACCAGCAATTCGAACTCGATCTGCTGTTGTTGCCGCTGCTGGCGGGACGCGCCAACGGGGTGAATTTCTCGACGACCTACAGATCGCGGATCGAAGCGATGCTTGAGTACCTCGCCTCGATCATGGACGTCGGCGGCAATGTTCCCATGATCGGCGATGCCGACGACGGGGTGGTCGCCAACCTGGCCCATGACGAAAAATTTTGTCGCTACCGTTCGCTGCTCGCCACCGGCGCGGTTTTGTTCGGACGCAGCGAGTTGAAGACCAAGGCCAGCACCCTGGACGACAAGACGCGCTGGCTGCTCGGTGCGGACGCGGCAGCGGTTTTCCGCTCCCTGCCAGTGGCGCATGACAGGTTACCGGTGCGCCGCACTTTCCCTGATGGCGGTTACTACATCCTCGGTCGCGACTTCGAAGGCAAGAACGAGATCCGCCTGATCGCCGACGCCGGACCGCTGGGTTACCAAAGCATCGCCGCCCACGGCCATGCCGACGCCCTGGCGTTCACCTTGTCGGTTGGGGGCCTGGAATTCCTGATCGATCCGGGCACCTATGCCTACCATACCCAAGGGCTTTGGCGCGCCTACTTTCGCGGCACAGCCGCCCACAACACGGTGCGCGTCGATGGCTGCGACCAGTCCGAACCAGGCGGCAACTTCATGTGGCTGACCAAGGCCAAGGCCGGCTGTCGCTTGTGGCGCAGCTCCGCGTATCAGGATGTATTCGAGGGCTGGCATGACGGCTACATGCGGCTGGCGGATCCGGTAATGCACTCCAGGCGCATCACTCTCGATAAGACGGGAAGACGTATCGTCATCGAGGATATCCTGCGCATGGCGGGAACGCATGACATCGAACTTTTCTTCCATTGCAGCGAACGTTGTCGCCTCCTTGCCGTCGGCGACAACTATGCCCTAAGGCAGGGGGACCTGTCGATACTGCTGAAGCTGCCTCAGGCGCAGGGCGCAACCATTCAGCTCCGCCGCGGCAGCGTCGCCCCGATCGGTGGCTGGGTTTCGCACCGTTTCGATGTCAAGCAGCCGGCGCCTACGTTACGATGGATGGCGCGCCTGACCGGCACCACCGTCCTGCGCAGCGAAATCATCTGCTGATCCTATTGGACTAGCGGATCACTGGAGCGGATCAATCCCGCATCACGCGATGAACCCATCCTGTAGTCGATGCATGACACGGGCAACACGCCGGCGCAGTACCGCCATGCCCGCGAGCTTGCGATGCGACTACCAGGAGAAGCAAAATGAAAATCTGCGTCATGGGTCTGGGCTACGTTGGGGTTGTTTCGGCAGGCTGCCTCGCCCAGTCGGGCCACGAAATCGTCGGCATCGACCCGGAACAGGTCAAGGTCGATCTCATCAACGCCGGGAAGTCGCCCATTGTCGAAAAGGACATTGGCGGCATCGTCAAGGAACAGGTCGCCAGCGGCCGCCTGCGCGCCGCCACCGATCTCGCCGCCGCCGGCCACAATAGCGATCTGTTCCTGGTGTGCGTGGGAACGCCGAGCCAGGGCAACGGCGGCATCGACCTGACCCACGTGCGCAATGTCTGCGAGCAGATCGGCGCCGCGCTGCGTCGTCACGAT comes from the Georgfuchsia toluolica genome and includes:
- the cpaB gene encoding Flp pilus assembly protein CpaB, with product MKNARAIGMLIVSIVLGLTATALAVGWVSQKGITSNKVVVAAMDIELGSKLNPQMLSTVDWPSGSSPQGTFADLKDLQDRVVKTSIQRGEAILSAKLAPLGTQGGLSAVIADGKRAMTVRVNDVVGVAGFALPGNYVDVMVNAQLDKEGRTGEGKQISKTVLEHVLVLAVAQEAGRDDTKPKVVNAVTLELTLEDAERLDLARNVGTLSLVLRNQVDKLPVTTAGVTKKQLFGDNEEPIAKVADRKPVVKVVQRRPMSVAYTPTRACVEVIQNNTRALNCF
- a CDS encoding heparinase II/III family protein is translated as MRMPDAIGASETDWQAASHLPAPDRMGTLRWRFNRLRCMTAAEIGHRLGDLARIQAERLLLPLARQVPAPDLSCAPTTWIHVAQDVSVAPYLAAAERLVLGKFDVFALKGIDLGSPPRWNRDPKTGVEAPLSFGMLLDYRDPQLVGDIKYLWEPNRHLHLVTLAQAFALSGEARYLNVIERHLESWFAACPPGLGPNWSSALEAALRLINWSLAWQLIGGIDSPLFQGIVGERFRLSWLGSIHRHVQFVREHFSLYSSANNHLIGEAAGLFIAAVTWPYWPHAQTWRTTAQTMLEQEARLQNAPDGVNREQAVYYQQFELDLLLLPLLAGRANGVNFSTTYRSRIEAMLEYLASIMDVGGNVPMIGDADDGVVANLAHDEKFCRYRSLLATGAVLFGRSELKTKASTLDDKTRWLLGADAAAVFRSLPVAHDRLPVRRTFPDGGYYILGRDFEGKNEIRLIADAGPLGYQSIAAHGHADALAFTLSVGGLEFLIDPGTYAYHTQGLWRAYFRGTAAHNTVRVDGCDQSEPGGNFMWLTKAKAGCRLWRSSAYQDVFEGWHDGYMRLADPVMHSRRITLDKTGRRIVIEDILRMAGTHDIELFFHCSERCRLLAVGDNYALRQGDLSILLKLPQAQGATIQLRRGSVAPIGGWVSHRFDVKQPAPTLRWMARLTGTTVLRSEIIC
- a CDS encoding Flp family type IVb pilin, whose product is MNKLIHATKNGVVNFMRDEEGAQVVEYALIIAVVSIALVIALSQIAAGSGPFSDFITRVTDCLTTSTCV
- a CDS encoding A24 family peptidase, whose amino-acid sequence is MSDSEFSAVLDLLAMLFFSWRICILAFLLTAAAVYDYRFQRIPNWLVLSGALFGVIYNTVLPPSPHDTILFPLTGLGLGLLLFLPLYLIHAMGAGDVKLLAMVGAILGPGDTFRAALATMIVGGVLAILFVLVRGKALRMLQNLVSLFQLGFLSVARGSKPDLQIEAGMSAGRLPYGVPIALGTIGYLVLRQLGFL
- a CDS encoding type II and III secretion system protein family protein, encoding MNKNDLVSAILATLVCTSSSFAAAKRIDNPPPPPTAALKHCTSVTVDDATHVVLGKSTVVKLSTPVIRMVVGGQSSGRAGKPVEAAEDKNAPPGQRPATRNPDGIADVEMMLLSPTELYFLGKRAGSMNVVLQSADGRCLVKDVIVTIDPGTLQAKLSELMPEETGVRVRGAENALVLIGKVSNAAKLDDIMSLATSYGDGKRVVNLLRTGNPQQVMLEVKIAEVSKTLLDKLGASVAYSTRSSGGTTYSLLSSFLSEGGGLIEALKAGKFKVNIDGQKDDGLVRILAEPNIMAISGQQASFLSGGKIFIPVSQSGSTGFGSVPTITLEEKEFGIGVKFTPTVLDGSRVNLKMVSEVSDLSEVGSPFATVNGVTSVLPSFTVRRADTTVQLNDGQSFVVAGLIKNNAAETIKRFPGLGEIPIIGALFRSSEFKKDQTELMFVITPRLVKPLPEAPTLPTDNHVEPSRSDVYFKGSLEGSTPPPAPAPAAPAPPVSVPAPEAPAAEIK